In a genomic window of Sandaracinaceae bacterium:
- the xth gene encoding exodeoxyribonuclease III: MPPRVTRIYSWNVNGLRSCAEKGFLSWLANAKADVVGLQETRATPEQLPEDLRQPKRVHTYFASAERLGYSGVALYARRPFDAVETSLGVPEFDAEGRVQIATLGALTIANAYFPNGNGKERDNSRVPFKMAFTQRLFDTLEPLRRDGGRVIVMGDFNTAPEAIDLARPKTNLKTSGFLPEEREQLKQLLAAGWVDSFRHGNTAGEHYTWWSQRFGVRERNVGWRIDLAFVSEGVLPFLRSARIHPDVMGSDHCPISLELDSAVLE; the protein is encoded by the coding sequence ATGCCTCCTCGCGTGACCCGCATCTACTCCTGGAACGTGAACGGCCTGCGCTCCTGCGCGGAGAAGGGCTTTCTGAGCTGGCTGGCAAACGCGAAAGCCGACGTGGTCGGTCTGCAAGAGACACGCGCCACCCCGGAGCAGCTCCCGGAAGACCTTCGCCAGCCGAAGCGCGTGCACACGTACTTCGCCTCCGCCGAGAGGCTGGGCTACTCGGGGGTCGCCCTCTACGCGCGCCGCCCGTTCGACGCGGTCGAGACCTCGTTGGGCGTCCCCGAGTTCGACGCCGAGGGGCGCGTGCAGATCGCCACCCTGGGCGCGCTGACCATCGCCAACGCCTACTTCCCGAACGGCAACGGCAAGGAGCGCGACAACAGCCGCGTGCCCTTCAAGATGGCGTTCACGCAGCGCCTGTTCGACACGCTCGAGCCGCTGCGCCGTGACGGTGGCCGCGTCATCGTCATGGGGGACTTCAACACCGCGCCGGAGGCCATCGACCTCGCGCGCCCGAAGACCAACCTGAAGACCAGCGGGTTCCTGCCGGAAGAACGCGAGCAGCTGAAGCAGCTCCTAGCGGCCGGCTGGGTGGACTCGTTCCGCCATGGAAACACCGCCGGCGAGCACTACACCTGGTGGAGTCAGCGCTTCGGCGTCCGCGAGCGCAACGTGGGCTGGCGGATTGATCTGGCGTTCGTGTCGGAAGGCGTGTTGCCCTTCCTGCGGAGCGCTAGGATTCACCCGGACGTGATGGGCTCGGACCACTGTCCCATCAGCCTCGAGCTGGACTCCGCAGTCCTCGAGTAG
- a CDS encoding protein kinase yields MVTAYSRDSDPLVGTTIADKYRVVSLIARGGMGRVYRGLQLALEREVALKVLDLGRLGESGSSEAVIDDFRRRFVLEAASAAKLTHPNTIVIHDYGVERDGLLYMVMELIEGQTLAERIEKDGALRPETVVRIMAQVCGSLAEAHGRGMVHRDLKPSNIMLTQRGSEREFVKVLDFGLVKQGEDISQTRSGALIGTPRYMSPEQVAGSEVTPASDVYGLGACTYHALTGQPPFDSESAYVLMAAHVNVKPPAMAEVDPGLNVPAELEQVVFRCLSKSPADRYATMEDVSTAMQEALGDDFTLSGSRSLVRTNSSPLGRLPSKDWTDSLADTRVQLHTPTISTQAPPQRRLAMAVLALVGVLVVALGLTWQRARDGGSAGSDASNPQPGAGAQAVAPSSVDGLGRVEVWVRSTPAGARVARGDEDLGNTPARLLLAPEDRWTLTLSARGHAPRTLRVSAAQREVNVVLEPEAAQDVDAVTARPETGSTGERPHTSGSRAPGSGGTSMETTTGPAPGPSEASGTPPGERHTDNRDPWDSAP; encoded by the coding sequence ATGGTCACTGCCTACAGCCGCGATAGCGACCCCCTCGTTGGCACCACCATCGCGGACAAGTACCGCGTGGTCTCGCTGATCGCACGCGGCGGCATGGGGCGTGTGTATCGTGGGCTCCAGCTGGCGCTCGAGCGCGAGGTGGCGCTCAAGGTGCTGGACCTCGGCAGGCTGGGCGAGTCGGGCAGCAGCGAGGCCGTCATCGACGACTTCCGCCGCCGCTTCGTGCTGGAGGCGGCCTCTGCGGCGAAGCTCACGCACCCCAACACCATCGTCATCCACGACTACGGGGTGGAGCGCGATGGGCTGCTCTACATGGTCATGGAGCTGATCGAGGGGCAGACCCTCGCCGAGCGCATCGAGAAGGACGGCGCGCTGCGCCCCGAGACCGTGGTGCGCATCATGGCGCAGGTGTGTGGCTCGCTGGCCGAGGCGCACGGGCGCGGCATGGTGCACCGCGACCTCAAGCCCTCCAACATCATGCTCACGCAGCGCGGCAGCGAGCGCGAGTTCGTGAAGGTGCTGGACTTCGGGCTGGTGAAGCAGGGCGAAGACATCAGCCAGACGCGCAGCGGCGCGCTGATCGGGACCCCGCGCTACATGTCCCCGGAGCAAGTGGCGGGCAGCGAGGTCACCCCCGCGAGCGACGTCTACGGACTGGGCGCTTGCACCTATCACGCGCTCACGGGGCAGCCGCCGTTCGACTCGGAGTCGGCCTACGTGCTCATGGCCGCGCACGTGAACGTGAAGCCGCCTGCCATGGCCGAGGTGGACCCCGGCTTGAACGTGCCTGCCGAGCTCGAGCAGGTGGTCTTCCGCTGCCTCTCGAAGTCGCCCGCGGATCGCTATGCCACCATGGAGGACGTCTCTACCGCCATGCAGGAGGCCCTGGGCGACGACTTCACGCTGTCGGGCTCGCGGAGCCTCGTGCGCACCAACTCGAGTCCGCTCGGCCGGCTGCCCTCGAAGGACTGGACAGACTCCCTGGCGGACACGCGCGTGCAGCTGCACACCCCGACCATCAGCACGCAGGCGCCGCCGCAGCGCCGCTTGGCGATGGCCGTGCTGGCGCTGGTGGGCGTGCTCGTCGTCGCGCTGGGGCTCACCTGGCAGCGGGCCCGTGATGGCGGGAGCGCGGGCAGCGACGCGTCCAACCCGCAGCCTGGAGCGGGCGCCCAGGCCGTGGCTCCGTCGTCGGTCGACGGCCTCGGTCGTGTGGAGGTCTGGGTGCGCTCCACGCCGGCGGGCGCTCGTGTCGCCCGCGGCGACGAAGACCTCGGCAACACCCCCGCGCGCCTGCTGCTCGCGCCCGAGGACCGCTGGACCCTGACGCTCAGCGCTCGCGGTCATGCGCCCCGCACGCTGCGCGTGTCGGCGGCGCAACGGGAGGTCAATGTCGTGCTCGAGCCCGAGGCGGCGCAGGACGTGGATGCCGTGACGGCGCGTCCCGAGACCGGCAGCACTGGCGAGCGCCCACACACGAGCGGGTCGAGAGCGCCCGGTAGCGGTGGGACCTCCATGGAGACCACTACAGGTCCCGCTCCCGGGCCCTCCGAAGCCTCGGGCACTCCACCAGGAGAGCGACACACCGACAACCGTGACCCGTGGGACAGCGCGCCGTGA